GCATCTTCAATAGACATAGTTCCATCAATAATTGCTCTTGATTTTGCTACCCAATTTATATGACCTAGAATTAAATTTTTATATTTAACCTTTTGTGCTAAGTTGGAGTCTGTGTCTGAGTTGGCATTTGACTCTAATTTTGATACTTCTTTTATTAATTTCAATAGTACACCATTTATATCAAAGTAAGACTGAGAAAGTTTAGTTGATACAATATTAATTTCCTTAGACTCATTGTGGAGCTTTTTCATAGACTCATTTAATATTTGAGATAACTCTTTTGTTCCCTCAAATGTCTCTGTAACTCCATTTGCACCAATTTCCATCTCATTCATTGAATTCTTATTATGTTCAGATATCTGTACTAACTCCTGAATGTTTTTTGTAACATTTCTCGCATTACTTAGTAAGGTATCCGATTTATTTGTTATTTCGTTAAATGTATCTACTACTCTGTTAACACCTGTATCAATCCTCTTAAATGTTTCACCACTTTGACTACTCAATTCAGAAGCTAGAGTTATATTTGTATCTAAATCCTTTAATGTAAGAGAGATGTTTTTAGCATTACTAGCAGTTAAGGATGCAAGCTTTCTAATCTCCTCTGCAACAACAGCAAAACCCTTACCGGCTTCCCCAGCATGGGCAGCTTCTATTGCTGCATTCATACTTAAAAGATTAGTCTTAGAAGCTATACTATTAATTACAGTATTTAAAGAGAGAACATCCTCTACACTTCCCTTAACTGTTTTTATAAACTCATTTGTTTTATTTATTTTCTCAGAACCTACTGAAGTTAAGTCTACTAACTCTTTAGACTCCCTAATTCTATCATTTGCTGTTTTGGATATATACTCAATTGATCCGGTCATCTCTGTAATTGAGTTGTAGTTTTCATTTACTTTACTGTTTTGTATAGTCATTTTATCACTAAGACTTGCTATTGAGGCTTGAATCTCTTCTATAGCTGCAGAACCCTCCATAATGTAGTCAGATAAAGTAAGGGTACGCTCCTTATTTTCACTAGCATCAATACTAATATTAGATGCATTAATTAGAATTTTTTGAACTTGGGTACTTAAACGGCTACTCGCCTTCTCTGTATTTATGCTTATATTGTTTATTGACTGGAAAAAAGAGGCAATATTATGCATTCCCTTTTTCAATTTAAGTAGATGTTCATCCCCAGGAATTAGGTCGGGTAGACCATCAGTTTTCTCTATATGTCCCTTAACAAAATCATCAATAACTTTATAAAGATCATCCTTTTTATCCCTTTTTTTTAATAGAAGAATAGTTTCTAATATTAAGGCAATTATTAAAATAAGTATAACTATTAGCATTTGAACTCCAAATTTTAAGTTATACTCATTTTAATCTATAAATAGGGTTTATACTAGCTCAATATTTACTATCAGCATAGCTTAACCAGCCTCCAGCTCTAACTAGATCTTTATCAAAGTCAGATATACTAAATGTAAACTCACTTTTTTTATCACTAGAGGATACTATTATTAGGTTTTTCTCGATATCTACACCAATAATTGTATCTAAACCGGAGAATTCCTCAAATATTTTATCTATACTCTTCTTATCCAGGGTTATTGCTAACATCCCACAGTTGTACATGTTTTGTCTAAATATTCTTGCAAAACCCTCGGCTATAACAACATTGATATCGTTCATCTCTAAAGCCCAAGGTGCATGTTCCCTTGAGGATCCACAACCAAAATTATCCCTTGTTACAATAATTGAGTTTGGCTCAATATCTGTAGTTACATTAAACCCTTCCATTTCTAGATCCTCTAATAAGTAGGGTTTTAAAGCTATTTTTGTAACTTCAGTTAAATATCTTGCAGGTATTATCTCATCAGTATTAATATCAGATCTATCTAGAAATAGGACTTTCCCTTTAAAATTT
Above is a genomic segment from Thiospirochaeta perfilievii containing:
- a CDS encoding bacteriohemerythrin, producing MLIVILILIIALILETILLLKKRDKKDDLYKVIDDFVKGHIEKTDGLPDLIPGDEHLLKLKKGMHNIASFFQSINNISINTEKASSRLSTQVQKILINASNISIDASENKERTLTLSDYIMEGSAAIEEIQASIASLSDKMTIQNSKVNENYNSITEMTGSIEYISKTANDRIRESKELVDLTSVGSEKINKTNEFIKTVKGSVEDVLSLNTVINSIASKTNLLSMNAAIEAAHAGEAGKGFAVVAEEIRKLASLTASNAKNISLTLKDLDTNITLASELSSQSGETFKRIDTGVNRVVDTFNEITNKSDTLLSNARNVTKNIQELVQISEHNKNSMNEMEIGANGVTETFEGTKELSQILNESMKKLHNESKEINIVSTKLSQSYFDINGVLLKLIKEVSKLESNANSDTDSNLAQKVKYKNLILGHINWVAKSRAIIDGTMSIEDAGIITSSDCRLGQWITKFGKQSLNSDQIKNLDIVHNELHQNIKLICENVAKENLIEANKTFNKVVDNSNRIVEILSTINNQAFVTFTPELSVGVNEFDKHHKVLFDLINKLSTAMSNGLGESQVIDIIRELVEYTHWHFAAEEKAFDMYNYPDKESHKKIHKNMLDSADKILSDAEAGNKILSNELLEFLQDWILNHIMGIDKDYSSFFKGKDIVI
- a CDS encoding 3-isopropylmalate dehydratase small subunit; translated protein: MKNFKGKVLFLDRSDINTDEIIPARYLTEVTKIALKPYLLEDLEMEGFNVTTDIEPNSIIVTRDNFGCGSSREHAPWALEMNDINVVIAEGFARIFRQNMYNCGMLAITLDKKSIDKIFEEFSGLDTIIGVDIEKNLIIVSSSDKKSEFTFSISDFDKDLVRAGGWLSYADSKY